One stretch of Arachis duranensis cultivar V14167 chromosome 1, aradu.V14167.gnm2.J7QH, whole genome shotgun sequence DNA includes these proteins:
- the LOC107463464 gene encoding serine/threonine-protein phosphatase 7 long form homolog, giving the protein MLTCDHPVPPDRYNDRVEEHLRLTGFYHASQIGVVQCQKALVNALIERWHPDTYTFHLFIGECVVTLEDVALILGLPTDGLPVTGMIMSSFEALEAECLHQFGVAPHKSDCRGSCIKLTWLRDLIENLQLTDEIGIQRYIKCHIMLLIGRILFGDKLGASVHWKFLPLLRDFGSIIQYSWGSACLAHLYRALCRASRVDCKEIDGPLTLLLGWTWIRLPYLSPVPRESRSFPLANRWRNWERGDRRYRYLKLADFRKAFDELQEGQFVWVAYAVDRVDPNIISAEIYMHSVVWSATVPLVSFECIEWHATDRYRRQFGFVQGVPHDERNLDKAHGEVLTGPKNLNWVTTLSHYSWVMHWTNRYHHILSELPMPSQHPLDTYMHWYRSNLGNA; this is encoded by the exons ATGTTGACATGTGACCACCCAGTTCCTCCAGATCGGTACAACGATAGGGTGGAGGAGCATTTACGACTTACCGGCTTTTATCATGCATCACAGATTGGGGTAGTTCAATGTCAAAAGGCACTGGTGAATGCTTTAATCGAGCGGTGGCACCCCGACACATATACGTTTCACCTTTTCATTGGTGAATGTGTCGTGACTCTTGAAGATGTGGCTCTAATTCTTGGTCTTCCGACGGACGGACTTCCAGTTACAGGGATGATAATGAGTAGTTTCGAAGCCTTGGAGGCGGAGTGTTTGCATCAATTTGGAGTTGCACCGCATAAGTCGGACTGTAGAGGCAGCTGCATAAAACTGACTTGGCTGCGCGATCTTATAGAAAATTTACAGTTGACTGATGAAATTGGTATACAGAGGTATATCAAGTGCCACATTATGTTGCTTATCGGGAGGATCTTGTTTGGGGATAAATTAGGGGCAAGTGTGCACTGGAAGTTTCTACCCTTACTTCGTGATTTTGGCAGTATTATACAATACAGTTGGGGATCTGCATGCCTAGCACACCTCTACAGGGCGTTATGCAGGGCATCTCGAGTTGACTGTAAGGAAATCGATGGTCCCCTAACACTTCTGCTCGGTTGGACTTGGATCCGACTACCATATCTATCGCCGGTTCCTAGGGAGTCCCGTAGTTTTCCGCTAGCAAACAG GTGGCGAAACTGGGAGCGTGGTGACCGACGATATAGATATCTGAAGCTAGCTGACTTTAGGAAGGCCTTTGATGAACTTCAGGAAGGCCAG ttTGTGTGGGTTGCGTATGCTGTGGATCGCGTGGATCCGAACATAATTTCTGCTGAAATCTATATGCACTCGGTTGTATGGAGCGCTACAGTGCCCTTGGTGTCATTCGAATGTATCGAGTGGCATGCTACCGATAGGTATAGGCGACAGTTCGGTTTCGTTCAGGGAGTACCTCATGATGAGCGGAATTTGGACAAGGCGCATGGAGAAGTCCTGACTGGTCCTAAGAATCTTAACTGGGTCACGACACTGAGTCATTACAGTTGGGTGATGCATTGGACAAACAGATATCACCACATTCTTTCTGAGCTTCCCATGCCTTCACAGCATCCGTTGGATACTTACATGCATTGGTACCGATCAAATTTGGGGAACGCTTGA
- the LOC107463475 gene encoding uncharacterized protein LOC107463475, with amino-acid sequence MCHKEPSAVVHFETMLAYQGDDLVCDIRVLHRVFWSYYPCIRAFRHCKPIVQVDETHLYGKYKGCLLVAVSQDGNNNIVPIAFAIVEGETSDAWHFFLSNMRQHVVTRDGVGLISDRHESINAAVDRSNGAWSPPNIVFHMFCIRHIESNFLRKFKASYLQKLVVNIGNLLVNFTKLLTELPSKVVLTYGFVLFICCYRPRYSRTVREYEVCYQHLREWGEAYTKWLNRIPRNQYALAFDGSYKWGHMTTNLVECINSVLKGARNLPITALVKTIFYRLNELFTRKGAEAEAGINAGHVFSDVMTSKLHANQLASGNIQVSCFDRQNEVFEVREMPSGLEFAVDLRGLRCDCGEFQVDRIPCRHVFACCANQRLDWQVYVHDVYRMEQVRRVYRARFRTLSNPTTWPAYRTSVRTKSVPETRHERSPQDDALLE; translated from the coding sequence ATGTGTCATAAGGAGCCATCAGCTGTTGTCCATTTTGAGACTATGCTTGCATATCAAGGCGATGACTTGGTCTGTGATATTCGGGTACTACATAGAGTATTTTGGAGTTATTACCCCTGCATCAGGGCATTCAGACATTGTAAGCCAATTGTCCAGGTGGATGAGACTCACTTGTACGGAAAGTATAAGGGTTGTCTACTAGTCGCAGTTTCACAGGATGGCAACAATAATATCGTTCCAATTGCATTTGCTATTGTCGAGGGAGAGACTTCTGATGCATGGCACTTTTTCCTTAGTAACATGCGTCAACATGTTGTCACTCGTGATGGTGTGGGACTAATATCCGACCGACACGAATCCATCAATGCAGCTGTGGATCGCAGTAACGGAGCTTGGTCACCTCCTAATATAGTTTTTCATATGTTTTGCATCAGGCATATAGAGTCAAATTTTCTGAGAAAGTTCAAGGCATCGTACCTGCAAAAATTGGTCGTCAACATTGGTAACCTTTTAGTAAATTTCACTAAGTTATTAACAGAGTTACCTTCAAAAGTTGTTTTGACATATGGTTTTGTCCTTTTTATATGTTGTTATCGTCCAAGATATTCGAGGACGGTGCGGGAGTATGAAGTGTGTTACCAGCATTTACGGGAATGGGGCGAGGCCTATACAAAGTGGTTAAACCGAATTCCTCGCAATCAGTACGCATTGGCATTTGATGGTAGCTACAAATGGGGTCACATGACGACGAATCTAGTGGAATGCATCAATTCAGTATTGAAGGGTGCACGTAATCTCCCCATTACTGCTCTTGTGAAGACTATATTCTACAGGCTTAATGAGTTGTTCACCCGAAAAGGAGCGGAGGCAGAAGCCGGAATTAATGCTGGCCATGTGTTTTCTGATGTCATGACGTCGAAGTTGCATGCAAACCAACTTGCATCGGGAAACATTCAGGTTAGTTGCTTTGACCGGCAAAATGAGGTCTTTGAGGTGCGTGAGATGCCAAGTGGACTGGAATTCGCAGTCGACTTACGAGGCCTTCGGTGTGACTGTGGTGAGTTCCAAGTGGACCGTATTCCCTGTAGACATGTGTTCGCATGTTGTGCCAACCAGCGACTGGATTGGCAAGTGTATGTGCATGATGTGTACAGGATGGAACAAGTTAGGCGGGTGTACCGAGCAAGGTTTAGGACACTAAGTAATCCTACAACATGGCCTGCTTACAGGACCTCGGTTCGTACCAAATCCGTACCTGAGACGCGTCACGAAAGGTCACCCCAGGATGACGCGCttcttgaatga